A single window of Nicotiana sylvestris chromosome 5, ASM39365v2, whole genome shotgun sequence DNA harbors:
- the LOC104235707 gene encoding uncharacterized protein isoform X2, whose translation MLLAILIANSEGNILVERFSGVPTEESLHWRSFLVRLGAENLKGVKNEELLVACHKSVFVVYTILGGVSIYVVGKEEYDELVLSEVIYVITSIVRDACGKPPSERLFLDKYGKICLCLDEIVCMGLLENTEKDRIKRLVRLKPPLEL comes from the exons atgTTACTTGCTATACTAATAGCCAATTCTGAGGGTAATATACTTGTAGAACG TTTCAGTGGAGTTCCAACAGAAGAAAGTCTACATTGGCGATCTTTCTTAGTTAGATTGGGAGCAGAAAATCTTAAAGGGGTCAAAAATGAAGAGCTTCTTGTAGCTTGTCACAA ATCAGTTTTTGTGGTATACACTATATTAGGAGGTGTCAGCATATATGTGGTTGGCAAAGAAGAATACGATGAACTTGTTT TATCAGAAGTAATCTACGTAATTACTTCAATTGTGAGAGATGCATGCGGAAAGCCTCCAAGTGAACGTCTCTTCCTAGACAAGTATGGAAAAATATGCTTGTGTTTAGATGAAATTGTTTGTATG GGGTTGCTCGAAAATACAGAGAAAGACAGAATAAAAAGACTTGTGAGATTAAAACCGCCATTAGAGTTATGA
- the LOC104235707 gene encoding uncharacterized protein isoform X1: MLLAILIANSEGNILVERFSGVPTEESLHWRSFLVRLGAENLKGVKNEELLVACHKSVFVVYTILGGVSIYVVGKEEYDELVCLPLEPSFTWSLPRSTCQLSRFSMWYPLHQNIYDSRSPKLASFVSLYVSKPVRGSKPSSMTLLCRRTRPSNLGSDISC; this comes from the exons atgTTACTTGCTATACTAATAGCCAATTCTGAGGGTAATATACTTGTAGAACG TTTCAGTGGAGTTCCAACAGAAGAAAGTCTACATTGGCGATCTTTCTTAGTTAGATTGGGAGCAGAAAATCTTAAAGGGGTCAAAAATGAAGAGCTTCTTGTAGCTTGTCACAA ATCAGTTTTTGTGGTATACACTATATTAGGAGGTGTCAGCATATATGTGGTTGGCAAAGAAGAATACGATGAACTTGTTT GTCTCCCTCTTGAACCAAGCTTCACGTGGTCATTACCACGATCCACGTGCCAACTTTCGAGATTTAGTATGTGGTACCCACTTCATCAGAATATTTATGATAGCCGAAGCCCGAAACTAGcttcttttgtttctttgtaCGTCTCTAAGCCCGTAAGGGGAAGTAAACCGAGCTCCATGACATTACTTTGCCGTCGTACTCGTCCATCGAACCTGGGCTCTGACATCAGTTGTTGA